Proteins from a genomic interval of Piscinibacter sp. HJYY11:
- the argH gene encoding argininosuccinate lyase, which yields MSSNQLDKKSQAWSALFSEPMSELVKRYTASVDFDKRLWKADIEGSLAHADMLAAQGVIGAKDLADIQRGMAQIKGEIEAGSFEWKLDLEDVHLNIEARLTTLVGDAGKRLHTGRSRNDQVATDVRLWLRGEIDALAPLLADMQKSLVDVAEKNVDTILPGFTHMQVAQPVSFAHHLLAYVEMFKRDAERLVDVRKRVNQLPLGAAALAGTSYPLDRERVAKTLGFEGVCQNSLDAVSDRDFALEFTSFASITMVHISRLAEEIVLWMSQNFGFIDLADRYCTGSSIMPQKRNPDVAELARGKSGRVVGHLMGLITLMKGQPLTYNKDNQEDKEPLFDTVDTLRDTLRIMAEMVGGITVKKEAMERAALRGYATATDLADYLVKKGLPFRDAHEVVAHAVKTAIAQGKDLSELPLATLQGFNASITDDVFGVLSLAGSLNARQVLGGTAPAQVRAQIARHRQRLG from the coding sequence ATGTCATCGAACCAACTCGACAAGAAATCCCAAGCCTGGTCTGCGCTCTTCTCCGAGCCCATGAGCGAGCTGGTCAAGCGCTACACCGCCAGCGTCGACTTCGACAAGCGCCTGTGGAAGGCCGACATCGAAGGCAGCCTCGCCCATGCGGACATGCTGGCGGCACAAGGCGTGATCGGCGCGAAAGACCTCGCCGACATCCAGCGTGGCATGGCGCAGATCAAGGGCGAGATCGAAGCCGGCAGCTTCGAGTGGAAGCTCGACCTCGAAGACGTGCACCTCAACATCGAGGCCCGCCTCACCACGCTCGTGGGCGACGCCGGCAAGCGCCTGCACACCGGCCGCTCGCGCAACGACCAGGTGGCGACCGACGTGCGCCTGTGGCTGCGAGGCGAGATCGATGCGCTCGCGCCGCTGCTGGCCGACATGCAGAAGTCGCTGGTCGACGTGGCCGAGAAGAACGTCGACACCATCCTGCCGGGCTTCACGCACATGCAGGTCGCCCAGCCGGTGAGCTTTGCGCACCACCTGCTGGCCTATGTGGAGATGTTCAAGCGCGACGCCGAGCGCCTGGTCGACGTGCGCAAGCGTGTGAACCAGCTGCCCCTCGGTGCCGCCGCCCTGGCCGGCACCAGCTACCCGCTCGACCGCGAGCGTGTGGCGAAGACGCTGGGCTTCGAGGGCGTGTGCCAGAACAGCCTGGATGCGGTGAGCGACCGAGACTTCGCGCTCGAGTTCACCTCGTTTGCCTCGATCACGATGGTGCACATCTCGCGCCTGGCCGAAGAGATCGTGCTCTGGATGAGCCAGAACTTCGGCTTCATCGACCTCGCCGACCGCTACTGCACCGGCTCGTCGATCATGCCGCAGAAGCGCAACCCCGACGTGGCCGAGCTGGCGCGCGGCAAGAGTGGCCGCGTGGTCGGCCACCTGATGGGCCTCATCACGCTGATGAAAGGCCAGCCGCTCACCTACAACAAGGACAACCAGGAAGACAAGGAGCCCTTGTTCGACACCGTCGACACGCTGCGCGACACGCTGCGCATCATGGCCGAGATGGTGGGCGGCATCACGGTGAAGAAGGAGGCGATGGAACGTGCCGCCCTGCGCGGCTACGCCACCGCCACCGACCTCGCCGACTACCTGGTGAAGAAGGGCCTGCCCTTCCGCGACGCGCACGAAGTGGTGGCGCATGCGGTGAAGACGGCGATTGCGCAAGGCAAGGACCTCTCCGAACTGCCCCTCGCCACGCTGCAAGGCTTCAACGCCAGCATCACCGACGACGTGTTCGGCGTGCTGAGCCTTGCCGGCTCGCTCAACGCCCGCCAGGTGCTGGGCGGCACGGCGCCGGCCCAGGTGCGCGCCCAGATCGCGCGGCATCGCCAGCGCCTGGGCTGA
- a CDS encoding LytTR family DNA-binding domain-containing protein gives MSDPLQVLIVDDEELARLRLRGLVQDCPSPKAQVAGEAANASQALVWLAEHRCDLVLLDIHMPGLDGTQLAARVKQLPQAPAIVFVTAHAEHALQAFDLEAVDYLTKPVRRERLHAALQRVVQRAGAARPAADAGEEPVIVVSELGRKVRVPVSEVLYLKAELKYVTLRTATHTHVLDDALTDLEQRLGDRFLRIHRNALVARKALRALERRVLPAEGEEEAAEGWVVRVAPVDEWLVVSRRQVAAVKEAIAEGGL, from the coding sequence ATGAGTGACCCCCTCCAGGTTCTGATCGTCGACGATGAAGAGCTGGCCCGCCTGCGCCTGCGCGGCCTGGTGCAGGACTGCCCGTCGCCCAAGGCGCAGGTGGCGGGCGAGGCGGCCAATGCAAGCCAGGCACTGGTCTGGCTGGCCGAACACCGCTGCGACCTGGTGCTGCTCGACATCCACATGCCCGGCCTCGACGGCACGCAGTTGGCCGCGCGCGTGAAGCAGCTGCCGCAGGCGCCGGCGATCGTCTTCGTTACGGCGCACGCCGAGCATGCGCTGCAGGCCTTCGACCTCGAGGCGGTCGACTACCTCACCAAGCCCGTGCGCCGCGAGCGCCTGCATGCGGCCCTGCAGCGCGTGGTGCAGCGTGCGGGTGCCGCACGGCCCGCGGCCGATGCAGGCGAAGAGCCGGTGATCGTGGTCAGCGAACTCGGCCGCAAGGTGCGGGTGCCGGTCTCGGAAGTGCTCTACCTCAAGGCCGAGCTGAAGTACGTGACGCTGCGCACCGCCACGCACACCCATGTGCTCGACGACGCCCTCACCGACCTGGAGCAGCGCCTGGGCGACCGCTTCCTGCGCATCCACCGCAACGCCCTGGTGGCGCGCAAGGCGCTGCGGGCCCTGGAACGGCGAGTGCTTCCCGCCGAGGGTGAAGAAGAGGCCGCCGAAGGCTGGGTGGTGCGGGTCGCGCCGGTCGACGAGTGGTTGGTGGTGTCGCGCCGGCAGGTGGCGGCAGTCAAGGAAGCCATTGCGGAGGGGGGCTTGTGA
- a CDS encoding dioxygenase, translating to MDTRPLPALFLSHGSPMMALEPGETGPFLERLGPAITSTFGTPRAILAVSAHSVAREPVLLAGARQHAVHDFGGFPDALYQLRYDVAGAPALATEVEQLLDAAGLPAHRVDEGGLDHGIWAMLRFMFPAADIPVLPLAWVPTLPPAQQLALGEALASLRPTGVLVMGTGSITHNLRRVFAGGRPPVDAAEIPESRDFREWMRARSEARDWGALTDYRRQAPHAADMHPTDEHLLPWFVAAGAGGRAAAPLRLHDAVTYGCLGMDAYAFGPEAPLLGGALTPS from the coding sequence ATGGACACACGCCCCCTCCCCGCCCTCTTCCTCTCGCACGGCTCGCCCATGATGGCGCTCGAGCCGGGTGAGACCGGTCCGTTCCTGGAGCGGCTCGGGCCGGCGATCACGTCGACCTTCGGCACGCCGCGGGCCATCCTCGCCGTCTCGGCGCACAGCGTCGCGCGCGAGCCGGTGCTGCTCGCCGGTGCACGGCAGCACGCGGTGCACGACTTCGGCGGTTTCCCCGACGCGCTCTACCAGTTGCGCTACGACGTGGCGGGCGCCCCGGCGCTGGCCACCGAAGTGGAGCAGTTGCTCGACGCGGCCGGGCTGCCCGCGCACCGCGTCGACGAAGGCGGGCTCGACCATGGCATCTGGGCCATGCTGCGCTTCATGTTCCCGGCGGCCGACATCCCGGTGCTGCCGCTGGCGTGGGTGCCGACCTTGCCGCCGGCGCAGCAGTTGGCGCTCGGCGAGGCGCTGGCCTCCTTGCGCCCGACCGGCGTGCTGGTGATGGGCACCGGCAGCATCACGCACAACCTGCGGCGGGTGTTCGCCGGCGGCCGGCCGCCGGTCGACGCCGCCGAGATCCCCGAAAGCCGCGACTTCCGCGAGTGGATGCGCGCGCGCAGCGAGGCGCGCGACTGGGGAGCGCTCACCGACTACCGGCGCCAGGCACCGCATGCCGCCGACATGCACCCGACCGACGAGCACCTGCTGCCCTGGTTCGTGGCGGCCGGTGCCGGCGGGCGGGCGGCCGCGCCGCTGCGCCTGCACGATGCGGTGACCTATGGTTGCCTCGGCATGGACGCCTATGCCTTCGGCCCCGAGGCCCCTCTCTTGGGTGGTGCGCTGACACCCTCCTGA
- a CDS encoding alpha/beta hydrolase — MHTLASTGRRASLFVMSLALAGCASGLNKLKPSSTFAFTEGVSYGPNPRQKVDIYRPATPAPAGGWPVVVFFYGGSWHWGNRAEYTFAGEALASRGVLTLIADYRLYPEVRFPDFLDDSAMATAYALREAARLGGDPKRVYVMGHSAGAYNAAMVALDERWLKAQGQSPASLAGWIGLAGPYEFLPISNPQAQVVFHHPDYPPGTQPIDYVRRGTPRAFLGAAHNDHLVNPVRNTEQMAERMKAAGIPVQLKLYDGVDHVTLVASMAWSLRWMSSVLDDVSAFMRQEPQAPSTASR; from the coding sequence ATGCACACACTCGCAAGCACCGGCCGACGGGCCAGCCTCTTCGTGATGAGCCTCGCGCTGGCCGGCTGCGCCTCGGGCCTCAACAAGCTCAAGCCCTCGTCCACCTTCGCCTTCACCGAAGGCGTGAGCTACGGCCCCAACCCGCGCCAGAAGGTCGACATCTACCGCCCCGCCACCCCGGCCCCGGCCGGTGGCTGGCCGGTGGTGGTCTTCTTCTACGGCGGCTCCTGGCACTGGGGCAACCGGGCCGAATACACCTTTGCCGGCGAAGCGCTGGCCTCGCGCGGCGTGCTGACGCTGATCGCCGACTACCGGCTGTACCCGGAGGTGCGCTTCCCCGATTTCCTGGACGACAGCGCCATGGCCACCGCTTATGCACTGCGCGAAGCCGCGCGGCTCGGCGGCGACCCGAAGCGGGTGTACGTGATGGGCCACAGCGCCGGCGCCTACAACGCCGCGATGGTGGCTCTCGACGAACGCTGGCTCAAGGCCCAGGGCCAGTCACCCGCCTCGCTCGCCGGCTGGATCGGCCTGGCCGGGCCGTACGAGTTCCTGCCGATCTCCAACCCGCAGGCGCAGGTCGTGTTCCATCACCCTGACTACCCGCCCGGCACGCAGCCCATCGACTACGTGCGGCGTGGCACGCCACGCGCCTTCCTCGGCGCGGCACACAACGACCACCTGGTCAACCCGGTGCGCAACACCGAGCAGATGGCCGAGCGCATGAAGGCCGCCGGCATCCCGGTGCAGCTCAAGCTCTACGACGGCGTGGACCACGTGACGCTGGTCGCGTCGATGGCGTGGTCGCTGCGCTGGATGTCGAGCGTGCTCGACGACGTGAGCGCGTTCATGCGGCAGGAGCCCCAGGCGCCATCGACCGCCTCCAGATGA
- a CDS encoding ABC transporter permease, with the protein MSLQSQALRPQASLWQLAWRQLARDFRAGELRLLLVAVTLAVAALTAVGFFADRLNQGLARDARQLMGGDAIIASDQPLPPVFTQKAQALGLKVAATAAFPSMGRAPDDKGGNSRLVSVKSVSDAYPLRGQLRVVQSQGGAEQAVTNGPARGTVWVDAPLLDSLQLQLGDDLLLGDATLKIAAIIVIEPDRGAGFMAFAPRVMLHEADLGATALVQPASRVTYRMAVAVPGANEAPLREFVRWADEQVKGRTVRGVRVESLETGRPEMRQTLDRAEKFLNLVALLAALLAAVAVGIAARDFAERHLDDCAMLRVLGQAQRTIALQYLIEFTLVGLAASVAGVAIGFAVHYVFVWLLSGLVSATLPLPTVWPALFGVGVGFTLLMGFGLPPVLQLSQVPPLRVIRRDVGALKPASLAVLGAGAAGFVALLLAVSSDLQLGLIAVGGFAGAVAVFALLSWLAVQVLRRAVPEARAPRWLVLATRQIAARPAFAVLQVSALSVGLLALVLLVLLRTDLISSWRQATPPDAPNRFVINIQPDQADAFQARLREGGVGRFDWFPMIRGRLVAINGKPANLDDYTEERAKRLLDREFNLSHSATLPMHNSVTAGRWVSEEKGGLSVEQGLAETLRLKLGDSLRFDMGGLILEGRITSLRKVDWGSMRANFFVMFPSAQMIDVPATYIAAFRAPAKAGFDNALSREFPNITNVDVSASIGQIQAVLDQVVRAVEFLFTFTLAAGLVVLFAAVTATREARAREFAVMRALGASGKLLAQVQRAELLGVGALAGVLASIAAMVVGWALAKYAFQFTWSGSPWVPLAGGVAGAVLALGAGWWGLREVLRRPVVETLRRAAAE; encoded by the coding sequence ATGTCCTTGCAGTCCCAGGCTTTGAGGCCCCAGGCCTCTCTTTGGCAACTCGCCTGGCGCCAGCTGGCGCGCGATTTCCGCGCTGGCGAGCTGCGCCTGCTGCTGGTGGCGGTGACGCTGGCGGTCGCCGCACTCACTGCGGTGGGTTTCTTCGCCGACCGCCTCAACCAGGGCCTCGCGCGAGATGCGCGCCAGCTGATGGGTGGCGACGCCATCATCGCGAGCGACCAGCCGCTGCCGCCAGTGTTCACCCAGAAGGCGCAGGCGCTCGGGCTCAAGGTGGCGGCCACCGCGGCCTTCCCGAGCATGGGCCGTGCGCCCGACGACAAGGGCGGCAACTCGCGCCTGGTCTCGGTCAAGAGCGTGAGCGATGCCTACCCGCTGCGCGGCCAGCTGCGCGTGGTGCAGAGCCAGGGCGGCGCCGAGCAGGCGGTGACGAACGGCCCGGCGCGCGGCACGGTGTGGGTCGACGCGCCCCTGCTCGACAGCCTGCAGCTCCAGCTCGGCGACGACCTGCTGCTGGGCGACGCCACGCTGAAGATCGCCGCCATCATCGTGATCGAGCCCGACCGCGGCGCCGGTTTCATGGCCTTTGCGCCGCGGGTGATGCTGCACGAGGCCGACCTAGGGGCCACGGCGCTGGTGCAGCCGGCGAGCCGCGTCACCTACCGCATGGCAGTCGCCGTGCCCGGTGCCAACGAAGCGCCGCTGCGCGAATTCGTGCGCTGGGCCGACGAGCAGGTGAAGGGCCGCACCGTGCGCGGCGTGCGCGTCGAGTCGCTCGAGACCGGCCGCCCCGAAATGCGCCAGACGCTCGACCGCGCCGAGAAATTCCTCAACCTCGTGGCGCTGCTCGCGGCGCTGCTGGCGGCGGTGGCCGTGGGCATCGCCGCGCGCGACTTCGCCGAGCGCCACCTCGACGACTGCGCCATGCTGCGCGTGCTCGGCCAGGCGCAGCGCACGATCGCGCTGCAGTACCTGATCGAGTTCACGCTCGTCGGGCTGGCGGCAAGTGTTGCCGGCGTGGCGATCGGCTTCGCGGTGCACTACGTCTTCGTGTGGTTGCTGTCGGGGCTGGTGTCGGCGACCTTGCCACTGCCCACCGTCTGGCCGGCGCTCTTCGGCGTGGGCGTGGGCTTCACGCTCTTGATGGGCTTCGGCCTGCCGCCGGTGCTGCAGCTCTCGCAGGTGCCTCCGCTGCGGGTGATCCGCCGCGACGTCGGCGCGCTCAAGCCGGCATCACTCGCGGTGCTGGGCGCGGGTGCGGCGGGCTTCGTCGCCTTGCTGCTCGCGGTGTCGTCCGACCTGCAGCTGGGGCTGATCGCGGTGGGCGGCTTCGCCGGCGCCGTGGCGGTGTTCGCGCTGCTGTCGTGGCTCGCCGTGCAGGTGCTGCGCCGCGCGGTGCCCGAGGCGCGCGCGCCGCGCTGGCTGGTGCTGGCCACGCGCCAGATCGCCGCGCGGCCGGCGTTTGCGGTGCTGCAGGTGTCGGCGCTCAGCGTGGGGCTGCTGGCGCTCGTGCTGCTGGTGCTCCTGCGCACAGACCTCATCTCCAGCTGGCGCCAGGCCACGCCGCCCGATGCGCCCAACCGTTTCGTGATCAACATCCAGCCCGACCAGGCCGACGCCTTCCAGGCCCGGCTGCGCGAGGGCGGGGTGGGCAGGTTCGACTGGTTCCCGATGATCCGAGGCCGGCTGGTCGCGATCAACGGCAAGCCTGCCAACCTCGACGACTACACCGAAGAGCGCGCCAAGCGCCTGCTCGACCGCGAGTTCAACCTGAGCCACAGCGCCACGCTGCCGATGCACAACAGCGTGACCGCCGGCCGCTGGGTGAGCGAAGAGAAGGGCGGCCTGAGCGTCGAGCAGGGCCTGGCCGAGACCTTGCGGCTCAAGCTCGGCGACTCGCTGCGCTTCGACATGGGCGGGCTCATCCTCGAAGGCCGCATCACCAGCCTGCGCAAGGTCGACTGGGGCTCGATGCGGGCCAACTTCTTCGTGATGTTCCCGAGCGCGCAGATGATCGACGTGCCGGCGACCTACATCGCCGCGTTCCGGGCGCCGGCCAAGGCCGGCTTCGACAACGCGCTGAGCCGCGAATTCCCCAACATCACCAACGTCGACGTGTCGGCCTCGATCGGCCAGATCCAGGCGGTGCTCGACCAGGTGGTGCGCGCGGTCGAGTTCCTCTTCACCTTCACGCTGGCGGCGGGGCTCGTGGTGCTGTTCGCGGCTGTCACCGCCACGCGAGAGGCGCGGGCACGCGAGTTCGCGGTGATGCGCGCGCTGGGCGCAAGCGGCAAGCTGCTCGCGCAGGTGCAGCGCGCCGAGCTGCTCGGCGTGGGTGCGCTCGCGGGCGTGCTGGCCTCGATTGCCGCCATGGTGGTCGGCTGGGCGCTTGCGAAATATGCCTTCCAGTTCACCTGGAGCGGCTCGCCCTGGGTGCCGCTCGCGGGCGGCGTGGCGGGGGCGGTGCTCGCGCTCGGTGCCGGCTGGTGGGGCCTGCGCGAGGTGCTGCGCCGGCCGGTGGTCGAGACCTTGCGCCGCGCTGCGGCCGAGTAG
- a CDS encoding sensor histidine kinase: MPEHDPHDTLHAPSRPARSGAEGSASPDPASTSSSSLFGPTGFGPYDTAATAPRGAGSAFDVCHVGVVLRALLFVHVTLAVAVSFGATDFASWLTLLAAVAGVALPALLLWLVLACLLKRMLVRLPAVGQWAAALLLGAASGVFGWGLQGAVGFGPAGSRLPWVPPALAGALLAAAMFYWLTLRARARLPADAAARLIELQSRIRPHFLFNTLNTAITLARLDPARTEGLLEDLAELFRVALNDTGASVTLAEEVSLAQRYLAIEQVRFGERLQVSWELDDDAGSARVPPLLLQPLVENAVRHGVEPAPDGGVVRIRTRVKRAHAVVTIVNTLPQQPSRPGNGIALRNVRERLRLMHDVAAQFETRLDKDFFRVQIVVPL; encoded by the coding sequence ATGCCCGAGCACGACCCTCACGACACCCTGCATGCACCGAGCCGCCCGGCCCGCAGCGGGGCCGAGGGTTCGGCGTCGCCAGACCCGGCGAGCACCAGCAGCAGCAGCCTCTTCGGCCCCACCGGCTTCGGGCCGTACGACACCGCCGCGACGGCACCGCGCGGTGCCGGCTCGGCGTTCGACGTGTGCCACGTGGGCGTGGTGCTGCGGGCGTTGCTCTTCGTGCACGTCACGCTCGCGGTGGCGGTGAGCTTCGGCGCCACCGATTTCGCATCCTGGCTCACGCTCCTCGCGGCGGTGGCGGGCGTGGCACTGCCGGCCTTGCTGCTGTGGCTGGTGCTGGCCTGTCTGCTCAAGCGCATGCTGGTCCGGCTGCCGGCGGTCGGGCAGTGGGCCGCGGCCCTGCTGCTCGGGGCGGCCAGCGGGGTCTTCGGATGGGGCTTGCAGGGGGCGGTCGGTTTCGGCCCGGCTGGCAGCCGCCTTCCGTGGGTGCCTCCGGCGCTGGCCGGGGCGCTGCTGGCGGCGGCGATGTTCTATTGGCTCACCCTGCGCGCCCGTGCCCGCCTGCCGGCGGATGCCGCGGCACGCCTGATCGAGCTGCAGTCGCGCATCCGCCCGCACTTCCTCTTCAACACGCTCAACACCGCCATCACGCTCGCCCGGCTCGACCCGGCGCGCACCGAAGGCCTGCTCGAAGACCTGGCCGAGCTCTTCCGCGTGGCGCTGAACGACACCGGCGCGTCGGTCACCCTGGCCGAGGAGGTATCGCTCGCGCAGCGCTACCTCGCGATCGAGCAGGTGCGCTTCGGTGAGCGCCTGCAGGTGAGCTGGGAGCTCGACGACGACGCCGGCAGCGCACGCGTGCCGCCCCTGCTGCTGCAGCCGCTGGTCGAAAACGCGGTGCGCCACGGCGTGGAGCCGGCGCCCGACGGCGGCGTGGTGCGCATCCGCACGCGGGTGAAGCGCGCGCACGCGGTGGTCACCATCGTCAACACGCTGCCCCAGCAGCCTTCGCGGCCGGGCAATGGCATCGCGCTGCGCAATGTGCGCGAGCGCCTGCGCCTCATGCACGACGTGGCGGCGCAGTTCGAGACGCGGCTCGACAAGGACTTCTTCCGCGTGCAGATCGTGGTGCCGCTATGA
- a CDS encoding ABC transporter substrate-binding protein, translating to MTSRTLNLAQWVAASASLVFSVGVMAAGKYGPGASDTEIKIGQSQPYSGPASAYGTIGKLHQAYFRMINEQGGINGRKINLISLDDGYSPPKTVEQIRKLVEQDEVLATFNTLGTAPNSAIHKYMNAKKVPHLFLATGATKWADPKNHPWTIGWNISYQSEGMIYAKWLLKNKPNAKIAILYQNDDFGKDVLKGVKDGLGAKAATMVVKEATYEVSDPTVDSQILTLQASGADTFINITTPKFAAQAIRKAFDSGWKPLHILNNVGASIGSVLTPAGLDKSKDLITLQYYKDQNDPQWKDDPAMLEWRAFMGRYYKEGDPKDASNLYAYLTAQTLVQVLKQCGNDLTRENVMKQAANLKNFRLPLLLPGMTINTSPTDYNLMEQGQLAKFNGTQWELFGELIGAND from the coding sequence ATGACATCGAGAACCTTGAACCTTGCGCAGTGGGTGGCGGCGTCCGCGTCGCTGGTTTTCAGCGTGGGCGTGATGGCCGCGGGCAAGTACGGCCCCGGCGCCAGCGACACCGAGATCAAGATCGGCCAGTCGCAGCCCTACAGCGGGCCCGCATCGGCCTACGGCACGATCGGCAAGCTGCACCAGGCCTACTTCAGGATGATCAACGAGCAGGGTGGCATCAACGGCCGCAAGATCAACCTGATCAGCCTGGACGACGGCTACAGCCCGCCCAAGACCGTGGAGCAGATCCGAAAGCTGGTCGAGCAGGACGAGGTGCTCGCCACCTTCAACACGCTCGGCACGGCGCCGAACAGCGCCATCCACAAGTACATGAACGCGAAGAAGGTGCCGCACCTCTTCCTCGCCACGGGCGCCACCAAATGGGCCGACCCGAAGAACCACCCCTGGACCATCGGCTGGAACATCAGCTACCAGTCGGAGGGCATGATCTACGCGAAGTGGCTGCTGAAGAACAAGCCCAACGCCAAGATCGCGATCCTCTACCAGAACGACGACTTCGGCAAAGACGTGCTGAAGGGTGTGAAGGACGGCCTGGGTGCCAAGGCCGCGACCATGGTGGTGAAGGAGGCCACCTACGAGGTCTCCGACCCGACGGTCGATTCGCAGATCCTCACGTTGCAGGCCTCGGGCGCCGACACCTTCATCAACATCACCACGCCGAAGTTCGCGGCCCAGGCCATCCGCAAGGCCTTCGATTCGGGCTGGAAGCCGCTGCACATCCTCAACAACGTGGGTGCCTCGATCGGCTCGGTGCTCACACCGGCGGGGCTCGACAAGTCGAAGGACCTCATCACGCTGCAGTACTACAAGGACCAGAACGACCCGCAGTGGAAGGACGACCCGGCCATGCTGGAGTGGCGCGCCTTCATGGGCCGCTACTACAAGGAGGGCGACCCCAAGGACGCCAGCAACCTCTATGCGTACCTGACTGCGCAGACCCTGGTTCAGGTGCTCAAGCAGTGCGGCAACGACCTCACCCGCGAGAACGTGATGAAGCAGGCCGCCAACCTGAAGAACTTTCGGCTGCCGCTGCTGCTGCCGGGCATGACGATCAACACCTCGCCGACCGACTACAACCTGATGGAACAGGGCCAGCTGGCCAAGTTCAACGGCACCCAGTGGGAGCTGTTCGGCGAACTGATCGGCGCGAACGACTGA